The following are encoded in a window of Armatimonadota bacterium genomic DNA:
- a CDS encoding glycosyl hydrolase family 18 protein: MQKPNAYLIAIASFFAVFILAVGAVRQPKSRNLVIGYFWHRGPQYKEHYTSVRQNYKHITHLCPTRIAIKDTQGNIACSKDKWLLAFGKQHGIAILPLVANSNFSREIASAVLNDPAKRKKVVDQLLEITLDWKCPGINIDIENIDAADRQAFNLFMQELCDRFHEKGLAVTIDVPAKTKDNPTSYWSGAFDYEFLGKCCDLVMLMCYDEHWSSGKPGPVASKPWVEKCLNYAVSTIPRHKIILGVGWYGYDWPENGRAKAYTSKGIAELIADKKPLLRWDNEAKSHWFEYQSEDGKHQVWYEDPSSFAHKLELARKYRIAGISIWRLGDEDPNYWKLISKYRKGQKIIN, encoded by the coding sequence ATGCAAAAACCAAATGCTTATCTAATAGCGATTGCAAGCTTTTTCGCAGTTTTTATCCTCGCGGTAGGAGCGGTAAGGCAACCCAAAAGCAGGAACCTAGTCATTGGCTACTTCTGGCACAGAGGGCCGCAATACAAAGAGCACTATACTAGCGTTCGGCAGAACTACAAACACATAACCCATCTCTGCCCTACACGAATCGCCATTAAGGACACGCAAGGCAACATAGCTTGCAGTAAAGACAAATGGCTCCTAGCATTTGGAAAACAGCACGGCATTGCAATTCTACCGCTTGTTGCCAACAGCAATTTCAGCAGAGAAATTGCCAGTGCAGTATTGAATGATCCCGCTAAACGCAAGAAAGTTGTGGACCAACTACTCGAGATTACGCTTGATTGGAAATGCCCAGGAATCAATATAGACATCGAAAACATCGATGCAGCTGACCGTCAAGCTTTTAACCTATTCATGCAAGAGCTCTGCGACCGCTTCCATGAGAAAGGACTTGCGGTTACCATCGATGTGCCAGCAAAAACGAAAGACAATCCAACCAGCTATTGGTCAGGTGCTTTTGATTATGAATTCCTCGGCAAGTGTTGTGATTTAGTAATGCTTATGTGCTACGATGAACACTGGAGCAGCGGCAAGCCGGGCCCGGTTGCTTCGAAACCTTGGGTAGAAAAGTGCCTAAATTACGCCGTCAGCACCATCCCGCGGCACAAAATCATTCTGGGAGTAGGCTGGTATGGATATGATTGGCCTGAAAACGGACGTGCAAAAGCATACACAAGCAAGGGCATTGCTGAGTTAATAGCCGACAAGAAGCCATTGCTTCGGTGGGATAACGAAGCAAAATCGCATTGGTTTGAGTATCAAAGCGAAGATGGAAAACACCAAGTTTGGTATGAAGACCCAAGCAGTTTTGCCCACAAGCTCGAGCTTGCACGGAAGTATCGCATTGCGGGAATCTCAATTTGGCGGCTTGGTGATGAAGATCCTAACTACTGGAAGTTGATCTCAAAATACCGCAAAGGGCAGAAAATAATTAACTAG
- a CDS encoding carbohydrate ABC transporter permease, translated as MSMQSKIQMQKSKKKSDKIIAKSTQKLIANTITYFLLIVGSFLIMIPFYWLVSSALKDSSHVFDIPPQWIPNPIKWSNYPEALKYMNFFGCLKNTCIITFTAMAGQLMSASLVAYGFARMRFPGRDFLFVVLLSTIMLPPQVTLIPVFKIFTSLGWYDTFYPLTVPAFFGGGVFAIFLLRQYYMTIPIEMDEAAKIDGAGTFGVFTKVILPQAKPALATVAIFSFMAHWNDFLGPLIYLGDPTKRTLALALWAFQGEHATDWNLLMAAATVVMLPLLVLFFAAQKHFIQGVVISGVKG; from the coding sequence ATGAGCATGCAATCAAAAATCCAAATGCAAAAATCAAAAAAGAAAAGCGACAAAATAATTGCAAAAAGCACCCAAAAGCTCATAGCAAATACGATTACCTATTTTTTGCTTATTGTCGGGTCGTTTCTTATCATGATTCCTTTCTATTGGCTGGTATCCAGCGCGCTCAAAGATAGCAGCCACGTGTTCGACATACCACCACAATGGATTCCAAATCCTATCAAATGGTCGAACTATCCTGAGGCGCTTAAGTATATGAATTTCTTCGGATGTTTGAAAAATACATGCATAATTACTTTTACTGCAATGGCAGGGCAGTTGATGTCAGCCTCCCTTGTTGCCTATGGATTTGCTCGAATGCGCTTCCCTGGAAGAGACTTCTTATTCGTAGTTTTGCTTTCAACGATAATGCTGCCCCCTCAAGTAACCCTAATACCGGTATTTAAGATTTTTACCAGCCTTGGCTGGTATGATACCTTCTACCCACTGACGGTGCCCGCATTCTTTGGCGGCGGAGTATTTGCCATCTTTCTACTCCGACAATACTACATGACGATACCAATCGAGATGGATGAAGCTGCAAAAATCGACGGCGCAGGAACTTTCGGCGTTTTCACAAAGGTAATCTTGCCTCAGGCAAAGCCTGCGCTTGCAACAGTTGCAATCTTCTCATTTATGGCTCATTGGAACGATTTCCTTGGCCCTTTGATTTATCTTGGTGACCCAACCAAGCGTACTCTAGCGCTTGCTCTTTGGGCATTCCAAGGAGAACATGCGACCGATTGGAACTTGCTAATGGCGGCGGCAACTGTCGTTATGCTGCCCCTCCTAGTACTCTTCTTCGCTGCTCAGAAGCACTTCATCCAAGGCGTAGTAATCTCTGGTGTTAAAGGATAA
- a CDS encoding sugar ABC transporter permease has protein sequence MTLMARKEAAEGFLCILPWLIGFTAFTLGPMIFSIYISMCDWDIINPPKYVGLANFEQALFHDFRFVKALKVTVTYAAFALPLGLMGSLLVAILLNQNVKGMTWFRTIFYIPAILPGVATAMLWRWIFNPQYGILNSFLLKLGLISVGPGKEPPGWIADPALALPSFIIMSLWGIGGGMIIYLAGLQSIPTQLYEAAEIDGANWWQKFRKITIPMISPTIFFNLVMGVIGSFQVFTSSFIMTAGGPAYATLFYLLYLYQKAFQYFQMGYAAAMAWILFVLILFCTLLVFKSSARWVYYEADVRGRR, from the coding sequence ATGACGCTAATGGCGAGAAAAGAAGCCGCGGAAGGGTTCTTGTGTATACTTCCCTGGCTTATTGGATTCACAGCCTTCACTTTAGGCCCCATGATTTTCTCGATTTACATCAGCATGTGCGACTGGGATATCATAAACCCGCCGAAATACGTCGGGCTTGCGAACTTTGAACAGGCATTATTCCACGATTTTCGGTTCGTAAAAGCTCTAAAGGTAACGGTAACCTACGCAGCATTCGCCCTACCACTTGGCCTGATGGGTTCGCTCCTTGTGGCGATACTCCTCAACCAAAATGTCAAAGGCATGACATGGTTTAGAACAATTTTCTACATTCCAGCAATCCTACCTGGAGTAGCAACAGCGATGCTCTGGCGGTGGATATTCAACCCACAGTATGGCATCCTTAACAGCTTCCTACTGAAACTCGGCTTAATAAGCGTAGGACCTGGGAAAGAACCACCTGGATGGATTGCTGACCCAGCCTTAGCCCTTCCATCGTTTATCATCATGAGTTTGTGGGGCATTGGCGGAGGAATGATAATATACCTAGCGGGACTCCAAAGCATCCCCACCCAACTTTACGAGGCAGCCGAGATTGACGGCGCTAATTGGTGGCAAAAATTCCGCAAGATTACTATTCCAATGATATCGCCCACAATATTTTTCAATTTAGTTATGGGAGTTATTGGAAGCTTCCAAGTATTTACATCATCGTTCATTATGACAGCTGGTGGCCCGGCATACGCCACGTTGTTCTACCTGCTTTACCTATACCAAAAAGCATTTCAGTATTTCCAAATGGGCTATGCCGCAGCGATGGCTTGGATTCTGTTTGTGCTGATACTCTTCTGCACCCTCTTAGTTTTCAAATCCTCAGCTCGCTGGGTGTACTACGAGGCGGATGTAAGGGGCCGACGATAG
- a CDS encoding sugar ABC transporter substrate-binding protein — translation MRALTSSNSNVGTDETMMARRIFCTLITIGIVLGLLCAGCSQKQQSDIVELRLTMWGTQEDVAFYNMALKEFYKEHPKIRVKLEIIPWIRVFDKLLISTAGGRPPDVSRISSNWFVPCAAKGLLEPLDEYIANDPTFDLSDFYQPALKGWGTYKGHIYALPGDIDIYAMYYNKDMFRKYGVPFPDETWDWNTYLEAARKLTKDLNGDGRLDQWGCNPDSTWQAYVWQNGGDILNKEKTRCTLDQPEAYEAIQWMADLRQKHRVAPLPSDTADVGAQKLFTNGKIGMFVSGSWASPLVFQKEIKTFDWDVAPLPKGKVRASFIGGGAFGILKRSKHKKEAWELVKFMVSPTMQRHFAQTKHIIPSRRSVAESGAYLYLKDKPKNKRVFIEAISYGHPLPSVPCSREMNDLIANEITWAILGKKTAKEACLNITPHINDLLKYEND, via the coding sequence GTGAGGGCTTTGACCTCGTCGAATAGTAATGTTGGAACTGATGAAACTATGATGGCTAGACGTATTTTTTGCACGCTTATTACTATCGGCATAGTTTTGGGTCTTCTTTGTGCCGGGTGCTCGCAGAAGCAGCAATCTGACATAGTCGAACTTAGGCTAACCATGTGGGGCACCCAAGAAGATGTTGCCTTCTACAACATGGCGCTAAAAGAATTCTACAAAGAACATCCCAAAATACGTGTCAAACTCGAAATTATCCCTTGGATAAGGGTTTTCGACAAACTCCTTATCTCCACCGCAGGCGGCCGACCACCAGATGTAAGCCGAATTAGCTCGAACTGGTTTGTGCCTTGTGCGGCAAAAGGTCTTCTTGAGCCATTGGATGAATACATAGCCAATGACCCCACATTTGACCTCAGTGATTTCTACCAGCCCGCCTTGAAGGGATGGGGAACATACAAAGGACATATCTATGCTCTTCCAGGCGACATCGACATTTACGCAATGTACTACAACAAAGATATGTTCCGAAAGTATGGCGTGCCCTTCCCAGATGAAACCTGGGACTGGAATACCTATCTTGAAGCCGCACGCAAGTTAACAAAAGACCTAAATGGTGATGGTCGCCTCGATCAATGGGGCTGCAACCCCGACTCAACATGGCAGGCATATGTATGGCAAAATGGCGGCGATATATTAAACAAAGAAAAGACAAGATGTACCCTAGACCAACCCGAGGCATATGAAGCAATCCAGTGGATGGCAGATTTGCGGCAGAAACATCGTGTCGCGCCACTGCCATCAGACACTGCCGATGTCGGCGCGCAAAAGCTCTTCACTAACGGCAAAATAGGCATGTTCGTTAGCGGAAGCTGGGCTTCACCATTGGTTTTCCAAAAGGAAATCAAGACTTTTGACTGGGACGTAGCACCACTTCCAAAAGGCAAGGTACGGGCGTCCTTTATTGGCGGAGGTGCCTTCGGGATTCTCAAGCGCTCCAAACATAAAAAGGAAGCTTGGGAACTTGTCAAGTTCATGGTTTCGCCGACTATGCAACGACACTTCGCACAAACAAAGCATATCATCCCAAGCCGCCGTTCCGTTGCAGAATCCGGCGCGTACTTATATCTAAAAGACAAGCCGAAGAACAAGAGAGTGTTTATTGAAGCTATCAGTTATGGACACCCGCTTCCAAGCGTTCCCTGCTCTCGCGAAATGAACGACCTTATTGCAAATGAGATTACATGGGCAATCTTAGGAAAGAAAACTGCCAAAGAGGCATGTCTAAATATCACACCGCATATTAACGATTTGCTAAAGTATGAGAACGACTAA
- a CDS encoding sugar ABC transporter substrate-binding protein: MHVEIMTVRISTVTIFPIIAVLLLSGCSKPKENPKIVELRMSMWGKQEELSYYHKALESFYKKHPNIRVQIELIPWSRVFDKLLISTAGGRPPDVSRIDSTYFTPCAAKGLLECLDPYIANDPEFDLKDFYGPALEGWGMYDGKVYGLPGDVDIYAMFYNKTMFDKYDIPYPDETWDWNKYLEVARKLTKDLNGDGRIDQWGCIPDPWWQDYVWQNGGEIISKDGKKCLLDQPEAYEAIQFASDLRCKYRVAPGVTDMADIGPQKMFTNGMVGMYITGSWAAALVFHKEIKTFDYDVAPIPKGKRRAAFMGGASFGILKLSKHKKEAWELVKFMTGPEIQAHFARTQHIIPSRRSVAESGAYLYLKDKPKNKQAFIDAIKYGRVIPNVECSREMNDIINNEIVLAVLGKKSAREACLKVTPYVNDLLKYSGRRHN; the protein is encoded by the coding sequence ATGCACGTTGAGATTATGACAGTGCGTATTTCCACTGTAACCATTTTTCCTATAATTGCGGTCTTGCTTCTCTCGGGCTGTTCAAAACCAAAGGAAAACCCAAAAATCGTTGAGCTTCGCATGAGTATGTGGGGCAAGCAAGAGGAGCTAAGCTATTATCATAAAGCCCTTGAAAGCTTCTATAAGAAACACCCAAACATTCGCGTGCAAATCGAGTTAATTCCCTGGAGCCGGGTTTTCGATAAGCTTCTTATCTCCACCGCCGGGGGTAGGCCTCCAGACGTCAGCCGCATTGACTCCACCTACTTCACTCCATGTGCTGCAAAAGGTTTGCTTGAGTGTTTAGACCCTTATATCGCAAACGATCCCGAGTTCGACCTCAAGGATTTCTACGGACCAGCGCTCGAAGGATGGGGCATGTACGATGGCAAAGTTTATGGCCTTCCAGGGGATGTAGACATTTACGCAATGTTCTACAACAAAACAATGTTCGATAAATATGACATCCCATATCCAGACGAAACTTGGGACTGGAACAAATACTTAGAAGTCGCACGGAAGCTAACCAAAGACCTCAATGGCGATGGGCGGATAGACCAGTGGGGCTGCATACCCGATCCCTGGTGGCAAGACTACGTATGGCAGAATGGCGGCGAAATCATCAGCAAAGACGGGAAAAAGTGTCTCCTTGACCAACCAGAAGCATACGAAGCGATTCAATTTGCCTCTGACCTACGATGCAAATACCGCGTCGCACCAGGAGTAACCGACATGGCTGACATAGGTCCTCAAAAGATGTTCACAAACGGCATGGTAGGCATGTATATCACAGGAAGCTGGGCAGCGGCACTTGTGTTCCACAAGGAAATTAAGACATTCGACTACGACGTTGCTCCAATTCCAAAGGGGAAAAGGCGGGCTGCTTTTATGGGCGGTGCCTCCTTTGGTATCCTTAAGCTCTCCAAGCATAAGAAAGAAGCATGGGAACTTGTCAAATTCATGACGGGGCCTGAAATACAAGCTCACTTCGCACGCACCCAACATATAATCCCAAGTAGGCGTTCAGTAGCCGAATCAGGTGCCTATTTATATCTCAAAGATAAACCAAAAAACAAACAGGCATTTATCGATGCAATCAAATATGGGCGTGTTATTCCAAATGTAGAATGCTCTCGTGAAATGAATGACATCATCAATAACGAAATTGTTTTAGCGGTGTTAGGAAAAAAGAGCGCCCGAGAAGCATGCCTCAAAGTAACGCCCTATGTAAACGATTTACTAAAATACAGCGGGAGGAGGCATAACTAA
- a CDS encoding sugar ABC transporter substrate-binding protein, which yields MLCIVGGCSGKKQTKPNTVMLRMVVWGTAADEKAWNEKLKIFYKKHPNIRVRLEFTPWERTFDKLLISTAGGNPPDASIISSVWFVPCAAKGLLEDLGPYVANDKEFDLEDFYPAAINGWGQYNGKLYAIPAGIDIYAMYYNKTMFDKYGVPYPDETWDWKKYVWAAKKLTKDLDGDGRIDQWGTTQNMWQTYVWQNGGDIIDKRGKKCLLDSPEAIEALQFMADLRDKYHVAPMPTDIADIGTKNLFTNGRVGMYFSGSWAVPLYFEKEIKNFEYDVAPVPKGKRRATFFGGASYAILRGSKHKKEAWELVKFMVRKEALRERAIKEQVVPSRISVAESNAFLHLPGPPKHRKVFLDAIAYGHTLPSLPSSREMNYIIDNELYWVISGKKDPRKVCPELAKKINDFLRYEEPVQTKEFKLIRRQSDAR from the coding sequence ATGCTATGCATCGTTGGCGGCTGCAGTGGTAAGAAGCAGACAAAGCCCAATACGGTAATGCTTCGCATGGTGGTATGGGGCACAGCAGCTGACGAAAAAGCATGGAACGAGAAGCTCAAAATATTCTATAAAAAACATCCCAATATCCGCGTGCGACTTGAATTTACCCCATGGGAACGAACGTTTGACAAACTCTTGATTTCAACAGCTGGCGGCAATCCGCCCGATGCCTCAATTATCAGTTCCGTATGGTTCGTGCCTTGCGCTGCTAAAGGTCTGCTCGAAGACCTTGGGCCATATGTGGCGAATGACAAAGAGTTCGACCTAGAAGATTTCTACCCCGCTGCCATCAATGGCTGGGGCCAATACAACGGCAAGTTATATGCAATCCCAGCCGGCATAGACATATATGCGATGTATTACAACAAAACTATGTTCGATAAATACGGCGTACCATATCCAGATGAAACGTGGGACTGGAAGAAGTACGTCTGGGCGGCAAAGAAGCTAACCAAAGATTTGGACGGCGACGGCCGTATTGACCAATGGGGTACAACCCAAAATATGTGGCAGACATACGTGTGGCAAAACGGTGGGGATATCATAGACAAGCGAGGAAAAAAATGCCTTTTGGACAGTCCTGAAGCGATAGAAGCACTGCAGTTTATGGCAGACCTACGAGATAAATATCATGTGGCGCCAATGCCAACCGATATTGCCGACATCGGCACAAAAAATTTGTTCACTAACGGCCGTGTCGGAATGTATTTCAGCGGAAGTTGGGCGGTGCCTCTCTATTTTGAAAAGGAAATCAAGAATTTTGAATACGACGTTGCACCAGTCCCTAAAGGCAAACGCAGGGCAACGTTCTTTGGCGGAGCATCCTATGCAATACTTCGGGGTTCGAAACACAAAAAAGAGGCTTGGGAATTAGTAAAATTCATGGTAAGGAAAGAAGCTCTCCGCGAACGAGCCATAAAGGAGCAGGTCGTTCCCAGTCGCATCTCTGTTGCCGAATCTAATGCATTCTTACATCTCCCAGGTCCTCCAAAACATAGAAAAGTTTTCTTGGATGCAATCGCCTACGGACACACCCTACCCTCCCTACCATCGAGCAGGGAGATGAATTACATAATCGACAATGAACTTTACTGGGTAATCTCCGGAAAAAAAGACCCAAGAAAAGTTTGTCCAGAACTCGCTAAAAAAATTAACGACTTCTTGAGATATGAGGAGCCAGTTCAGACAAAAGAATTCAAACTAATCCGCAGGCAATCGGATGCACGTTGA
- a CDS encoding PIG-L family deacetylase, which produces MADKVDILAIGAHAGDAEISCGMALCHHVIHGKKVAMLHMTLGEKGHKEMPPERYAELKKTEAEYAAKTIGAKVYFLPYLDGELPVNDEVKFAICDVIRACKPSIILTHWMKSIHKDHINTALNVPDAQFYAGIEGFKRKDPPHWAGTLYYAENWEDREDFVPELYLEITKEDLKLWEDMVTKYALFRGEVAKFPYVDYYKSLARVRGAEVGFEFATAFMLPKSAHRKKVQSFF; this is translated from the coding sequence ATGGCAGACAAAGTTGACATACTTGCCATAGGGGCTCATGCTGGTGACGCAGAAATTTCGTGTGGAATGGCTTTGTGCCACCATGTAATTCACGGCAAAAAAGTCGCAATGCTCCACATGACACTTGGCGAGAAAGGGCATAAGGAAATGCCCCCTGAACGATATGCCGAACTCAAAAAAACCGAGGCCGAATATGCCGCAAAGACTATTGGTGCAAAAGTATATTTCCTGCCCTACCTCGATGGCGAACTACCAGTCAATGACGAGGTGAAGTTCGCTATTTGCGACGTCATTCGAGCTTGCAAGCCTAGCATTATCCTCACCCATTGGATGAAAAGCATCCATAAAGACCACATAAATACTGCTCTAAATGTGCCAGACGCCCAATTTTACGCGGGCATTGAAGGCTTCAAACGGAAAGACCCACCGCACTGGGCAGGAACACTCTATTACGCGGAAAATTGGGAAGACCGCGAGGACTTTGTACCAGAGCTCTACCTTGAGATTACAAAGGAAGATTTAAAGCTTTGGGAAGATATGGTTACGAAATATGCGCTTTTCAGAGGAGAGGTAGCAAAGTTCCCATATGTTGATTACTATAAATCCCTTGCACGCGTCCGCGGCGCTGAAGTCGGGTTTGAATTTGCAACGGCATTCATGCTCCCCAAAAGCGCACACCGAAAGAAGGTTCAGTCATTTTTCTAG